From Xiphophorus hellerii strain 12219 chromosome 6, Xiphophorus_hellerii-4.1, whole genome shotgun sequence, the proteins below share one genomic window:
- the leprot gene encoding leptin receptor gene-related protein encodes MAGIKALVGLSFSGAIGLTFLLLGCALEQYGVYWPLFVLIFYVLSPIPTFISRRLSDDDSSSNACRELAYFLTTGIVVSSFGLPIVLARNSTIQWGACGLVMTGNAVIFLTILGFFVIFGGGDEFSWEQW; translated from the exons ATGGCTGGGATTAAAG CTCTGGTTGGTCTCTCATTCAGCGGCGCCATCGGACTGACATTTCTTCTTCTGGGCTGCGCACTGGAGCAGTACGG GGTATACTGGCCGCTTTTTGTGCTGATTTTCTACGTGTTGAGTCCCATCCCAACCTTCATATCCAGACGCCTGAGTGACGATGACTCCTCCAGCAACGCATGCAGGGAGCTGGCCTACTTTTTAACGACGGGGATCGTGGTGTCGTCTTTTGGGCTCCCCATTGTCTTGGCCCGAAACAGTACG ATCCAGTGGGGCGCCTGCGGCCTGGTGATGACGGGAAACGCCGTCATCTTCCTCACCATCCTCGGCTTCTTCGTCATCTTCGGAGGCGGGGACGAGTTCAGCTGGGAGCAGTGGTAG